One part of the Thiohalorhabdus denitrificans genome encodes these proteins:
- a CDS encoding DUF3466 family protein: MPTLSAKKPTGLKTTFRDDGGRQLPKPSLGCMPYTPRNTTLGALVVSVALGMAAPAALAVPTYNVTDLGDLPGGEDLSNASDINDAGQVVGSSEDASGRRAFRWESGSGMTGLGDLPGGEVDSHAWGINNAGQAVGYSKATGQPGSLAVRWDPGSGMTKLGELPGGADYSNASDINDAGQVAGNSNAATGFRAVRWEPGGGITNLGDLPGGMDYSAAYGINNSGQVVGNSEDATGEWVAFLWKPGTGMTNLGDLPGGDVSSIGHDINNAGQVVGSSQDASGRRAFRWEADSGMTKLETLPGGDDHTEAFGINDSGQVVGYSRTDSHIAAGRRAFLHEEEGGMFQLDDLIDPSDPLAGITLTKAQGINNHGQIAAHGHLPGEEATSAFRLTPKSTSVPVPGPSSLALLGLGLAVAAGSVRRQS, from the coding sequence ATGCCAACATTATCCGCAAAAAAACCAACCGGCTTGAAAACTACCTTCAGGGATGACGGAGGCCGGCAGCTCCCGAAGCCATCACTAGGCTGTATGCCATACACCCCTCGAAACACCACTCTGGGGGCGCTGGTGGTGAGTGTCGCGCTCGGCATGGCCGCTCCGGCAGCCTTGGCGGTGCCCACTTACAATGTAACCGACCTCGGCGACCTTCCCGGTGGTGAAGACCTCAGCAACGCCTCCGACATCAACGATGCCGGCCAAGTGGTGGGTAGCAGTGAAGACGCTTCAGGGCGCCGGGCCTTTCGATGGGAGTCCGGTAGCGGCATGACAGGCCTGGGCGACTTGCCCGGGGGGGAGGTAGATAGTCACGCCTGGGGTATCAACAACGCCGGTCAAGCCGTGGGCTACAGCAAAGCCACTGGGCAGCCGGGGAGTCTGGCTGTCCGGTGGGATCCCGGCAGTGGCATGACCAAACTAGGCGAACTGCCCGGGGGTGCTGACTACAGCAACGCCTCCGACATCAACGACGCCGGCCAAGTGGCAGGTAACAGCAATGCTGCAACAGGGTTCCGGGCCGTCCGATGGGAGCCCGGCGGTGGCATAACCAACCTAGGCGACCTGCCCGGGGGGATGGACTACAGTGCCGCCTACGGCATCAATAACTCCGGCCAGGTGGTTGGCAACAGTGAAGACGCAACAGGAGAGTGGGTGGCCTTTCTTTGGAAGCCAGGCACCGGAATGACTAACCTTGGGGATCTGCCTGGGGGGGATGTCTCTAGCATCGGTCATGACATCAACAATGCCGGCCAAGTGGTGGGCAGCAGCCAAGACGCTTCAGGGCGCCGGGCCTTTCGATGGGAGGCCGACAGTGGAATGACGAAACTGGAAACCCTACCTGGGGGAGATGACCACACCGAAGCCTTCGGGATCAACGACTCTGGCCAAGTGGTGGGCTATAGCCGCACCGACAGCCACATCGCCGCCGGGAGGCGCGCCTTCCTCCACGAAGAGGAGGGGGGCATGTTCCAGCTAGATGACCTTATCGATCCTAGCGATCCCCTTGCGGGTATTACCCTGACTAAAGCCCAAGGGATTAATAATCATGGCCAGATCGCTGCGCATGGACATCTGCCTGGGGAAGAGGCAACCAGTGCCTTTCGCCTGACCCCAAAATCTACCTCTGTCCCCGTTCCCGGGCCCTCTAGCCTTGCCTTGCTTGGGTTAGGCTTAGCCGTTGCGGCAGGCTCGGTCCGTCGACAAAGTTGA
- a CDS encoding DUF3800 domain-containing protein, which translates to MREFSDYIVYVDESGDHGLTSINPDYPIFVLAFCLFEKRGYLEQVVPAIQDLKFRYFGHDMVILHEAEIRKARPPFEFLLNPRLREPFMEELTDLISRAPFTIVATAIRKEAFAHRKGVDHNPYHIAMEYGLERVFLELQGRGQRGKLNHVVFERRGRQEDEALELEFRRIMDRTQMAGMGETLDLVLADKQVNSAGLQLADMVARPIGRHILDPSQPNRAFAILEPKIRRDQNGKIQGWGLKCYP; encoded by the coding sequence TTGAGAGAATTCAGCGACTACATCGTCTATGTGGACGAAAGCGGGGACCACGGGCTCACCAGCATCAACCCGGACTACCCCATCTTCGTCCTGGCCTTTTGCCTGTTCGAGAAGCGCGGCTACCTGGAGCAGGTGGTTCCGGCCATCCAGGACTTGAAGTTCCGCTACTTCGGCCACGACATGGTGATCCTCCACGAGGCGGAAATCCGCAAAGCTCGGCCCCCTTTCGAGTTCTTGCTGAACCCCCGGCTGCGGGAGCCGTTCATGGAAGAACTGACCGACCTGATTAGCCGGGCCCCATTCACCATCGTGGCCACGGCCATCCGGAAGGAAGCCTTCGCGCACCGCAAGGGGGTGGACCATAACCCCTACCACATCGCCATGGAGTACGGGCTGGAGCGGGTATTCCTGGAGCTCCAGGGTAGGGGGCAGCGCGGCAAGCTGAACCACGTGGTGTTCGAGCGGCGGGGCCGCCAAGAGGACGAGGCCCTGGAACTGGAGTTCCGGCGCATCATGGACCGGACCCAGATGGCGGGAATGGGGGAAACACTGGACCTGGTGCTGGCGGATAAGCAGGTCAACTCCGCCGGGCTCCAGCTTGCCGACATGGTGGCCCGGCCGATTGGCCGGCACATCCTGGACCCAAGCCAGCCCAACCGGGCCTTCGCCATCCTGGAGCCAAAGATCAGGCGGGACCAGAACGGGAAAATCCAGGGGTGGGGGCTGAAATGCTACCCCTGA
- a CDS encoding class I SAM-dependent DNA methyltransferase: MGDQDIEAFITRWQGAAGAERSNAQLFLNELCDLLELPRPDPAREDTRDNGYVFERRVTFHHGDGSTAHGFIDLYRRGCFVLEAKGTGEQGESERLDKALLRARSQAERYARALPIEEGRPPLVIVTDVGRSIELYSEFSRSGATYTPFPDPRSHRISLEDLRDPAIRRRLYLAWMDPMALDPARQSARVTQEVADRLAVLARSLEADGHAAEVASGFLMRCLFTMFAEDVGLLPRESFTRLLAEAQDHPEGFTALLQGLWRDMNTGSEFSTTIRDKVLRFNGGLFAEPTVLPLDRDRIGQLLEAAQADWRHVEPAIFGTLLERALDPTERHKLGAHYTPRAYVERLVLPTVIEPLREDWRNVQAAAYNLEAQGKPQEAVETVQAFHRRLCEVRVLDPACGSGNFLYVTLEHMKRLEGEVLNALEDLGETQGLLELSGVTVDPHQLLGLETNPRAAEITDSVLWIGFLQWHLRTRGDVSPEEPVLKDFHNIECRDAVLDYDEAVLVTDDAGQALTHWDGVTYTTHPTTGERVPDETARVPVHRYTNPRKAEWPAADFVVGNPPFIGNKRMRMALGDGYVEALREVWEEVPESADFVMYWWHKAAELARAGEIRRFGLITTNSLPQTFNRRVLEHHMRAKAPLSLAYAIPNHPWVDSADGADVRIAMTVGEAGGSLGTLAWVISEKSAREEGVTVELATRSGKLHPDLTVGADVSGAIPLEANSGIGNRGVTLVGSGFIVTPDQAKELGLGSTPGLEKHIRQYRNGRDLTQRPRGVLVIDLYGLEEEEVRRRFPAVYQWIAERVKPEREAKGHTKDGAEYAKNWWQFGKPRPDLREMLDGLDRYIATLENTKHRTFVFLDKNVLPDNKLFNIALSDSFDLGILSSRTHARWSLASGSRLGVGNDLVYVNTRCFQTFPFPETDEVSRQRIRDLAAELDAHRKRQQAEHPDLTLTGMYNALDKLRAGEELTRAERAAYDQGLVSVLADLHDRLDEAVLAAYGWSDLAPALVGKPGGTTPRTDLDPEQAEAEEELLGRLAALNAERAEEEKRGHIRWLRPDYQNPEGRAPTQAEMVEEQAEKMATTQAKKRSWPKTLPEQIQAVREVLEGATTPVEPEVVARQFHRAQKKKVAELLDTLEALGQAQQNEEGEYRAA, encoded by the coding sequence ATGGGCGATCAGGACATCGAGGCATTCATCACCCGCTGGCAGGGCGCCGCCGGGGCGGAGCGGTCCAACGCGCAGCTCTTCCTCAACGAGCTGTGCGACCTGCTGGAGCTGCCCCGCCCGGACCCGGCCCGGGAGGACACCCGCGACAACGGCTACGTGTTCGAGCGCCGGGTCACCTTCCACCACGGCGACGGCTCCACCGCCCACGGTTTCATCGACCTGTACCGCCGCGGCTGCTTCGTCCTGGAGGCCAAGGGCACCGGCGAGCAGGGCGAATCCGAGCGCCTGGACAAGGCCCTGCTCCGCGCCCGCTCCCAGGCGGAGCGCTACGCCCGGGCCCTGCCCATCGAGGAGGGCCGGCCGCCCCTGGTGATCGTCACCGACGTGGGCCGTTCCATCGAGCTGTACTCGGAGTTCTCCCGCTCCGGGGCCACCTACACCCCCTTCCCCGATCCTCGCAGCCACCGCATCTCCCTGGAGGACCTGCGCGACCCGGCCATCCGCCGGCGCCTGTACCTAGCCTGGATGGACCCCATGGCCCTGGACCCGGCCCGGCAATCGGCCCGGGTCACCCAGGAGGTGGCCGACCGCCTGGCGGTGCTGGCCCGCTCCCTGGAGGCGGACGGCCACGCCGCCGAGGTGGCCAGCGGCTTCCTCATGCGCTGCCTGTTCACCATGTTCGCCGAGGACGTGGGCCTGCTGCCCCGGGAGAGCTTCACCCGGCTGCTGGCGGAGGCCCAGGACCACCCCGAGGGCTTCACCGCGCTGCTCCAGGGCCTGTGGCGGGACATGAACACCGGCTCGGAGTTCTCCACCACCATCCGCGACAAGGTGCTGCGCTTCAACGGCGGCCTGTTCGCCGAGCCCACCGTGCTCCCCCTGGACCGGGACCGCATCGGCCAGCTCCTGGAGGCGGCCCAGGCGGACTGGCGCCACGTGGAGCCGGCCATCTTCGGCACCCTCCTGGAGCGCGCCCTGGACCCCACCGAGCGCCACAAGCTCGGCGCCCACTACACCCCCCGCGCCTACGTGGAGCGCCTGGTCCTCCCCACGGTCATCGAGCCCCTGCGCGAGGACTGGCGCAACGTCCAGGCCGCCGCCTACAACCTGGAGGCCCAGGGCAAGCCCCAGGAAGCGGTGGAGACCGTCCAGGCCTTCCACCGCCGTCTGTGCGAGGTGCGGGTCCTGGACCCCGCCTGCGGCTCCGGCAACTTCCTCTACGTCACCCTGGAGCACATGAAGCGCCTGGAGGGCGAGGTCCTGAACGCCCTGGAGGACCTGGGCGAGACCCAGGGCCTACTGGAGCTGTCCGGCGTCACCGTGGATCCCCACCAGCTCCTCGGCCTGGAGACCAACCCCCGGGCCGCGGAGATCACCGACTCCGTGCTCTGGATCGGCTTCCTCCAGTGGCACTTGCGCACCCGCGGCGACGTGTCCCCCGAGGAGCCGGTGCTCAAGGACTTCCACAACATCGAGTGCCGCGACGCGGTGCTCGACTACGACGAGGCCGTGCTCGTCACCGACGACGCCGGCCAGGCCCTCACCCACTGGGACGGCGTGACCTACACCACCCACCCCACCACCGGGGAGCGGGTGCCGGACGAGACCGCCCGGGTGCCCGTCCACCGCTACACCAACCCCCGCAAGGCCGAATGGCCGGCGGCCGACTTCGTGGTGGGGAATCCGCCGTTCATCGGCAACAAGCGGATGCGCATGGCCCTCGGCGACGGCTACGTGGAGGCCCTACGGGAAGTCTGGGAGGAGGTGCCGGAATCCGCCGATTTCGTCATGTACTGGTGGCACAAGGCGGCCGAACTGGCCCGGGCCGGGGAGATCCGCCGTTTCGGGCTGATCACCACGAACAGTCTCCCCCAGACCTTCAACCGCCGGGTCCTGGAGCACCACATGCGGGCCAAGGCGCCCCTGTCCCTGGCCTACGCCATCCCCAACCACCCCTGGGTGGACAGTGCCGACGGCGCCGACGTGCGCATCGCCATGACCGTGGGGGAAGCTGGGGGGTCCTTGGGAACTTTGGCTTGGGTTATTTCCGAAAAATCCGCCCGGGAGGAGGGAGTTACTGTTGAACTTGCTACTCGTAGCGGGAAATTACATCCAGACCTGACGGTAGGTGCTGATGTCTCGGGCGCTATTCCCTTGGAGGCTAATTCTGGCATAGGAAACCGGGGGGTAACCCTTGTTGGCTCTGGTTTCATTGTTACGCCAGACCAAGCAAAAGAACTCGGCCTCGGCTCCACACCGGGTCTAGAAAAACATATTCGCCAATACCGTAATGGGCGGGATCTTACCCAACGACCCCGTGGGGTGCTGGTAATTGACCTTTACGGCCTTGAAGAAGAGGAGGTGCGACGCCGTTTCCCCGCGGTATATCAATGGATCGCCGAGCGAGTAAAACCGGAGCGAGAGGCAAAAGGGCACACCAAGGACGGAGCCGAATATGCCAAAAATTGGTGGCAATTCGGGAAACCGAGACCTGACCTTCGGGAAATGTTAGATGGGCTAGACCGCTATATTGCAACTCTTGAAAATACAAAGCACCGAACCTTTGTTTTCTTGGACAAGAATGTTTTGCCCGATAATAAGCTCTTCAATATAGCATTAAGCGATTCATTTGATTTAGGAATTCTTTCTAGTCGGACTCATGCCCGCTGGTCCTTAGCTTCTGGAAGTAGGCTGGGCGTTGGAAATGATTTAGTTTATGTGAACACTCGTTGCTTCCAGACCTTCCCATTTCCGGAAACCGACGAGGTCTCCCGCCAGCGCATCCGGGATCTGGCCGCGGAGCTGGACGCCCACCGCAAGCGCCAGCAGGCCGAGCACCCCGACCTCACCCTCACCGGTATGTACAACGCCCTGGACAAGCTCCGCGCCGGGGAGGAGCTGACCCGGGCGGAGCGGGCCGCTTACGACCAGGGCCTGGTCTCCGTCCTCGCCGACCTCCACGATCGCCTGGACGAGGCCGTCCTGGCGGCCTACGGCTGGAGCGACCTGGCCCCGGCCCTGGTGGGCAAGCCCGGCGGCACCACCCCCCGCACCGACCTGGACCCCGAGCAGGCCGAGGCCGAGGAGGAGCTGCTCGGGCGCCTGGCGGCGCTCAACGCCGAGCGGGCCGAGGAGGAGAAGCGGGGCCACATCCGCTGGCTGCGGCCGGACTACCAGAACCCCGAGGGCCGCGCCCCCACCCAGGCGGAGATGGTGGAGGAGCAGGCCGAGAAAATGGCCACCACCCAGGCCAAGAAGCGCTCCTGGCCCAAGACCCTGCCGGAGCAGATCCAGGCCGTGCGGGAGGTGCTGGAGGGCGCCACCACCCCCGTGGAGCCGGAGGTGGTGGCCCGCCAGTTCCACCGGGCGCAGAAGAAGAAAGTGGCGGAGCTGCTGGACACCCTGGAGGCCCTAGGGCAGGCGCAGCAGAACGAGGAAGGTGAATACCGGGCGGCCTAG
- a CDS encoding nitrate reductase subunit alpha, giving the protein MSHFLDRLTFFRRIQGEFAEGHGRTTDEDRSWEKAYRQRWQHDKVVRSTHGVNCTGACSWKIYVKDGLVTWETQQTDYPRTRPDLPNHEPRGCPRGASYSWYIYSAARLKYPMVRGTLLRLWREARARHTDPVEAWGAIVEDPEKRRSYQKRRGLGGLVRSSWEEVEEITAAANAYTVKTHGPDRIAGFSPIPAMSMVSYAAGTRYLSLIGGTCLSFYDWYCDLPPSSPMTWGEQTDVPESADWYNAKFIMMWGSNVPQTRSPDAHFMTEARYNGTQIVTVSPDYAEATKFADLWLSPKQGTDAALGMALGHVILKEFHIDRQEPYFQDYCRRYTDMPMLVRLDDADGRTVPGRFLRASDLAEGLGQSKHADWKTMTWDEASGGLVAPQGSIGFRWDESGRWNLEEREGGAGGETRLRLSLIEDRDELATVAFPYFGGVAHEHFPDNQQEEVLQRRVPARRITLADGSTALVATVFDLMAAHYGVDRGLGDEAVAGGYEEDVPYTPKWQESITSVPADHVVRVARGFADNAVKTRGRSMVILGAGLNHWYHMDMSYRAIINMLVMCGCIGQSGGGWAHYVGQEKVRPLTGWTPVAFALDWVRPPRHMNGTSFWYAHTDQWRYEKLSAEEILSPLADSSQWSGSLIDYNVRAERMGWLPSAPQLNRNPLRVAREAAEAGKDPKDYVVEQLRSGGLGLACENPDAPENWPRNLFVWRSNLLGSSGKGHEYFLKHLLGTDDGVQGKELGEEATHRSEEVAWHGEAPEGKLDLLVTLDFRMSTTCLYSDIVLPTATWYEKNDLNTSDMHPFIHPLSEAVNPAWDARSDWDIFKGISRAFSRVSEGHLGVEQDVVTVPLQHDTPAELGQALEVADWKKGECDPVPGKTMPNLVVVERDYPNTFARYTSLGPRLDELGNGGKGLNWDTNQEVEYLGALNGRHRGDSPVRGRPLLDSAIDASEAVMALAPETNGGVAVKAWSALERVTGRDHRHLAEGQEDRKVQFRDIVAQPRKIISSPIWSGVESEKVCYNAGWTNTHELIPWRTLTGRQQFYQDHPWMRAFGEGFAAYRPPVSTKTWKGMVGKVANGHPEIVLNWITPHQKWGIHSTYSDNLLMLTLSRGGPIIWISEKDAQKAGIEDNDWIEVFNVNGAVVARAVVSQRVREGMAMMYHAQERIVNTPGSEITGNRGGIHNSVTRTVVKPTHMIGGYAQQSYFFNYYGTVGSNRDEFVVVRKMDRVDWLEGDDESILAQEYTR; this is encoded by the coding sequence ATGAGCCATTTCCTCGATCGTCTTACCTTCTTCCGGCGGATCCAGGGCGAGTTCGCGGAGGGGCACGGCCGCACCACCGACGAGGACCGCTCCTGGGAGAAGGCCTACCGACAGCGCTGGCAGCACGACAAGGTGGTGCGCTCCACCCACGGGGTGAACTGCACCGGCGCCTGCTCGTGGAAGATCTACGTCAAGGACGGTCTGGTGACCTGGGAGACCCAGCAGACCGACTACCCGCGCACCCGCCCGGACCTGCCCAACCACGAGCCCCGCGGCTGTCCCCGCGGGGCTAGCTATTCCTGGTACATCTACAGCGCCGCCCGGCTCAAGTACCCCATGGTGCGCGGCACCCTGCTGCGGCTGTGGCGGGAGGCCCGGGCCCGCCATACGGATCCGGTGGAGGCCTGGGGCGCCATCGTCGAGGATCCCGAGAAGCGGCGCAGCTACCAGAAGCGCCGGGGCCTGGGGGGCCTGGTGCGCTCCTCCTGGGAGGAGGTGGAGGAGATCACGGCGGCGGCCAACGCCTACACGGTCAAGACCCATGGCCCCGACCGCATCGCCGGCTTCTCGCCCATCCCGGCCATGTCCATGGTTTCCTACGCCGCGGGAACCCGCTACCTGTCGCTCATCGGCGGAACCTGCCTGTCCTTCTACGACTGGTACTGCGACCTGCCGCCCTCCTCGCCCATGACCTGGGGCGAGCAGACGGACGTGCCCGAGTCGGCGGACTGGTACAACGCCAAGTTCATCATGATGTGGGGCTCCAACGTCCCCCAGACGCGCAGTCCCGACGCCCACTTCATGACCGAGGCCCGCTACAACGGCACCCAGATCGTGACGGTGTCGCCGGACTACGCCGAGGCCACCAAGTTCGCCGACCTGTGGCTGTCGCCCAAGCAGGGAACGGACGCCGCCCTCGGCATGGCCCTGGGCCACGTCATCCTCAAGGAATTCCACATCGACCGGCAGGAGCCCTATTTCCAGGACTACTGCCGCCGCTACACCGACATGCCCATGCTGGTGCGCCTGGACGACGCCGACGGACGCACCGTGCCCGGCCGCTTTCTGCGCGCCAGCGATCTGGCCGAGGGCCTGGGCCAGTCGAAGCACGCCGACTGGAAGACCATGACCTGGGACGAGGCCTCGGGGGGTCTGGTGGCGCCGCAGGGCTCCATCGGCTTCCGCTGGGACGAGAGCGGCCGCTGGAACCTGGAGGAGCGAGAGGGCGGCGCCGGCGGGGAGACCCGGCTGCGGCTGTCCCTGATCGAGGACCGCGACGAGCTGGCCACCGTGGCCTTCCCCTACTTCGGCGGAGTGGCCCACGAGCACTTCCCGGACAACCAGCAGGAGGAGGTCCTGCAGCGCCGGGTGCCGGCCCGGCGTATCACGCTGGCCGACGGGAGCACGGCGCTGGTGGCCACGGTGTTCGACCTGATGGCCGCCCACTACGGCGTGGACCGCGGCCTGGGCGACGAGGCCGTGGCCGGCGGCTACGAGGAGGACGTCCCCTACACGCCCAAGTGGCAGGAGTCCATCACCAGCGTGCCCGCCGACCATGTGGTGCGGGTGGCGCGCGGCTTCGCCGACAACGCGGTGAAGACCCGGGGGCGCTCCATGGTGATCCTCGGGGCGGGCCTGAACCACTGGTACCACATGGACATGAGCTACCGCGCCATCATCAACATGCTGGTGATGTGCGGCTGCATCGGCCAGTCCGGCGGGGGCTGGGCCCATTACGTGGGCCAGGAGAAGGTACGCCCCCTCACCGGCTGGACTCCGGTGGCCTTCGCCCTCGACTGGGTCCGGCCGCCGCGCCACATGAACGGCACCTCCTTCTGGTACGCCCACACCGACCAGTGGCGCTACGAGAAGCTCTCCGCGGAGGAGATCCTCTCGCCGCTGGCGGATTCTTCGCAGTGGAGCGGCAGCCTCATCGACTACAACGTGCGGGCCGAGCGCATGGGCTGGCTGCCCTCGGCGCCGCAGCTCAACCGCAACCCCCTGCGGGTGGCGCGGGAGGCGGCCGAGGCGGGCAAGGACCCCAAGGACTACGTGGTGGAGCAGCTGCGGTCGGGGGGGCTGGGCCTGGCCTGCGAGAACCCCGACGCGCCGGAGAACTGGCCCCGCAACCTGTTCGTCTGGCGCTCCAACCTGCTCGGCTCCTCGGGCAAGGGCCACGAGTACTTCCTCAAGCACCTGCTCGGCACCGACGACGGCGTGCAGGGCAAGGAGCTGGGCGAGGAGGCCACCCACAGGAGCGAGGAGGTCGCCTGGCACGGGGAGGCCCCGGAGGGCAAGCTCGACCTGCTAGTGACCCTGGATTTCCGCATGTCCACCACCTGCCTCTACTCGGACATCGTCCTGCCCACGGCCACCTGGTACGAGAAGAACGACCTCAACACCTCCGACATGCACCCCTTCATCCATCCGCTCTCGGAGGCGGTGAATCCGGCCTGGGACGCGCGCTCCGACTGGGACATCTTCAAGGGCATCTCCCGGGCCTTCTCGCGGGTCTCCGAGGGCCACCTGGGGGTGGAGCAGGACGTGGTGACCGTGCCGCTGCAGCACGACACCCCCGCGGAGCTGGGCCAGGCCCTGGAGGTCGCCGACTGGAAGAAGGGCGAGTGCGACCCGGTACCGGGCAAGACCATGCCGAACCTAGTGGTGGTGGAGCGCGACTATCCCAACACCTTCGCCCGCTACACCTCCCTGGGCCCCCGGCTCGATGAGCTGGGCAACGGCGGTAAGGGGCTGAACTGGGATACGAACCAGGAGGTGGAATACCTCGGTGCCCTGAACGGCCGGCATCGCGGCGACAGCCCGGTGCGGGGCCGGCCGCTGCTGGATTCGGCCATCGACGCCTCGGAGGCGGTCATGGCGCTGGCCCCGGAGACCAACGGCGGGGTGGCGGTGAAGGCCTGGTCGGCCCTGGAGCGGGTCACCGGCCGGGACCACCGCCACCTGGCGGAGGGCCAGGAGGACCGTAAGGTCCAGTTCCGGGACATCGTGGCGCAGCCGCGCAAGATCATCTCCTCGCCCATCTGGTCCGGGGTGGAATCGGAGAAGGTCTGCTACAACGCCGGCTGGACCAACACCCACGAGCTGATCCCGTGGCGCACGCTCACCGGGCGCCAGCAGTTCTACCAGGACCACCCCTGGATGCGCGCCTTCGGCGAGGGCTTTGCCGCCTACCGGCCGCCGGTGTCCACCAAGACCTGGAAGGGGATGGTGGGCAAGGTGGCCAACGGCCACCCGGAGATCGTCCTGAACTGGATCACCCCCCACCAGAAGTGGGGCATCCACAGCACCTACAGCGACAACCTGCTGATGCTCACCCTGTCCCGGGGCGGGCCGATCATCTGGATCTCGGAGAAGGACGCGCAGAAGGCGGGCATCGAGGACAACGACTGGATCGAGGTCTTCAACGTCAACGGCGCGGTGGTGGCGCGGGCGGTGGTCTCCCAGCGGGTCCGCGAGGGCATGGCCATGATGTACCACGCCCAGGAGCGCATCGTGAACACGCCGGGCTCCGAGATCACCGGCAACCGCGGCGGCATCCACAATTCCGTGACCCGCACGGTTGTCAAGCCCACCCACATGATCGGCGGCTACGCCCAGCAGAGCTACTTCTTTAACTACTACGGCACCGTTGGCTCCAACCGCGATGAGTTCGTCGTGGTGCGCAAGATGGACCGCGTCGACTGGCTGGAGGGCGACGACGAAAGCATCCTGGCGCAGGAGTACACGCGATGA
- the narH gene encoding nitrate reductase subunit beta, giving the protein MKIRAQIGKVLNLDKCIGCHTCSVTCKNVWTSREGMEYVWFNNVETKPGIGYPKDWENQDRWKGGWVRRSDGDIEPRQGGKWRLVAKIFANPHLPEIDDYYEPFNFDYQRLHNAAPTKAQPTAKPYSAITGKPMEKIEWGPNWEEILGGEFAKRSRDYNFENVQKEIYGQFENTFMMYLPRLCEHCLNPSCVASCPSGAIYKREEDGIVLIDQDRCRGWRMCISGCPYKKIYYNWQSGKSEKCTFCYPRIEAGEPTVCSETCVGRIRYLGVLLYDADRIEEAASVANEQDLYEAQLDIFLDPNDPEIIKQARADGVPEEWIEAAQRSPVYKMAIDWKVAFPLHPEYRTLPMVWYVPPLSPIQAASDAGQIGSDGLIPDVESLRIPVKYLANMLTAGDERPVTHALRRLLAMRVFKRGQTVDGEARQDVLEQVGLDEDLVEDMYRYMAIGDYEDRFVIPTNHRELSSEDAYGERSGCGFSFGDGCHTHGVTRTNLFGSKNPRHREHAPPTIREVDE; this is encoded by the coding sequence ATGAAGATCCGCGCTCAGATCGGCAAGGTGCTGAATCTCGATAAATGCATCGGCTGCCACACCTGCTCCGTGACCTGCAAGAACGTGTGGACCTCGCGCGAGGGCATGGAGTACGTGTGGTTCAACAACGTGGAGACCAAGCCCGGCATCGGCTATCCCAAGGACTGGGAGAACCAGGACCGCTGGAAGGGCGGCTGGGTGCGCCGCAGTGACGGCGACATCGAGCCCCGGCAGGGCGGCAAGTGGCGGCTGGTGGCCAAGATCTTCGCCAACCCCCATCTGCCGGAGATCGACGACTACTACGAGCCCTTCAACTTCGACTACCAGCGCCTGCACAACGCCGCCCCCACCAAGGCGCAGCCCACCGCCAAGCCCTACTCGGCCATCACCGGCAAGCCCATGGAGAAGATCGAGTGGGGGCCGAACTGGGAGGAGATCCTGGGCGGCGAGTTCGCCAAGCGCTCGCGGGACTACAACTTCGAGAACGTCCAGAAGGAGATCTACGGGCAGTTCGAGAACACCTTCATGATGTACCTGCCCCGGCTCTGCGAGCACTGCCTGAACCCCAGCTGCGTGGCCAGCTGTCCCTCGGGGGCCATCTACAAGCGGGAGGAGGACGGCATTGTCCTCATCGACCAGGACCGCTGCCGGGGCTGGCGCATGTGCATCTCCGGCTGCCCGTACAAGAAGATCTACTACAACTGGCAGTCCGGCAAATCCGAGAAGTGCACCTTCTGCTATCCGCGCATCGAGGCCGGCGAGCCCACCGTGTGCTCGGAGACCTGCGTGGGCCGCATCCGCTACCTGGGGGTGCTGCTCTACGACGCCGACCGCATCGAGGAGGCGGCGAGCGTGGCCAACGAGCAGGACCTCTACGAGGCCCAGCTCGACATCTTCCTCGACCCCAACGACCCCGAAATCATCAAGCAGGCCCGCGCCGACGGCGTGCCGGAGGAGTGGATCGAGGCGGCCCAACGCTCCCCGGTCTACAAGATGGCCATCGACTGGAAGGTGGCCTTCCCGCTGCACCCCGAGTACCGGACGCTGCCCATGGTCTGGTACGTGCCGCCGCTGTCGCCCATCCAGGCGGCCTCGGACGCCGGGCAGATCGGTAGCGACGGCTTGATCCCGGACGTGGAATCGCTGCGCATCCCGGTGAAGTACCTGGCCAACATGCTCACCGCCGGCGACGAGCGGCCGGTCACCCACGCCCTGCGGCGGCTGCTCGCCATGCGGGTGTTCAAGCGCGGGCAGACCGTGGACGGCGAGGCGCGCCAGGACGTGCTCGAGCAGGTGGGCCTCGATGAGGACCTGGTGGAGGACATGTACCGCTACATGGCCATCGGGGACTACGAGGACCGCTTCGTCATCCCCACCAACCACCGCGAGCTCTCCTCCGAGGACGCCTACGGCGAGCGCTCGGGCTGCGGCTTCAGCTTCGGCGACGGCTGCCACACCCACGGCGTCACCCGCACCAACCTGTTCGGCAGCAAGAATCCCCGGCACCGCGAGCACGCCCCGCCCACCATCCGGGAGGTCGACGAATGA